Proteins from a genomic interval of Demetria terragena DSM 11295:
- a CDS encoding DUF695 domain-containing protein, with protein sequence MAIFGRRKNDTGADVPPDQAVVAFWEWWNREGAHQWAQVAGQGIPDGEVLDGLRSRVEAMGDGLMWETAAGSESVHQLIVTAEGNPELRATARRWLLAAPETDPIWSYGDSRPARGAIEDIGVVLGDLNIDGAQAQVGVRRSGSRVDVTLYHPGLAEVSADDRALTLFVLLDQTLGEKQTETWIGELTPSEVPPLDGFGLSGLRAVVRDLAAEFTSPDGEPLWAQFSGESPLGPVTAAAQIPLAAAQWPLLDRYARVEAQYSDQEPNGLPNAKGQATLERLQGDLDEAVGEQGRVVGHETTGGLRALHVYVDSRSGALAAVREVAKRWDGKARVTDEYDPGWSAVQHLRG encoded by the coding sequence GTGGCTATCTTCGGCAGACGCAAGAACGACACCGGCGCGGACGTGCCCCCAGATCAGGCCGTGGTGGCTTTCTGGGAGTGGTGGAACCGGGAAGGCGCCCACCAGTGGGCCCAGGTCGCCGGGCAAGGAATCCCTGACGGTGAGGTGCTCGACGGGTTGCGCTCGCGGGTGGAGGCGATGGGCGATGGTCTGATGTGGGAGACCGCTGCAGGATCAGAGTCAGTGCATCAGTTGATCGTCACGGCCGAGGGAAACCCTGAGTTGCGGGCCACGGCCCGCCGCTGGTTGCTTGCTGCACCTGAGACCGATCCCATTTGGTCCTATGGCGACTCGCGGCCCGCGCGCGGCGCCATCGAGGACATCGGAGTGGTCTTGGGAGACCTGAACATTGACGGTGCCCAGGCGCAGGTTGGTGTCCGCCGCTCTGGCTCCCGCGTCGATGTGACCCTCTACCATCCTGGCCTCGCCGAGGTCTCTGCTGACGACCGAGCCTTGACGCTGTTCGTCCTGCTGGATCAAACGCTGGGCGAGAAGCAGACCGAGACCTGGATCGGGGAACTCACGCCTAGTGAAGTACCACCGCTGGACGGATTCGGCTTGTCCGGTCTGCGGGCAGTGGTCCGTGATCTCGCGGCCGAGTTCACCTCTCCTGACGGTGAACCGCTGTGGGCGCAGTTCAGCGGCGAGAGTCCGTTAGGCCCGGTGACGGCGGCGGCTCAGATACCGCTGGCCGCGGCCCAGTGGCCGCTGCTCGATCGGTATGCCCGGGTGGAAGCGCAGTACTCCGATCAGGAACCGAACGGCCTGCCGAACGCCAAGGGCCAGGCCACTTTGGAACGTCTCCAGGGTGACCTAGACGAGGCCGTCGGCGAGCAGGGTCGCGTGGTGGGTCACGAAACCACGGGTGGCCTGCGCGCACTGCATGTCTATGTCGACTCTCGCTCCGGGGCGTTAGCGGCCGTGCGCGAGGTGGCGAAGCGCTGGGACGGCAAGGCCCGCGTCACGGACGAATATGACCCGGGCTGGTCGGCTGTTCAGCATCTGCGCGGCTAA
- a CDS encoding P1 family peptidase — translation MNFAGDRSDLASALRHRTALGPTDGVTDVPGVRVGHQDVRTSPDVVSGVTAVRFDQLGADRRTLPAAIAVGNGHGKLIGATQVAELGCLETPIVLTATLSTFLAADALTGWVLRQPGYEDTVTLNPLVAECNDSWLSDIRARAVTTAHVEQALESATAERPAEGAIGAGSGMVCMGYKGGIGTASRTTEMAGSPATVGALVLTNFSGSLRVGTQDFKAAQVLGPGGPNDAHGDRPASNAPHTQGNSCIVLLVTDAPIDARQLARIARRGVFALGRVGASYSHGSGDYGIAVSTAEPAPALADHLLDPLLTAALEAAEAALVSSLLAAETTPGKAGRTAHGLPRDVLSRADAEQPTSPGHIRP, via the coding sequence GTGAACTTTGCAGGAGACCGGTCGGACCTCGCCTCGGCCCTTCGCCATCGGACCGCTCTAGGCCCCACCGATGGGGTGACTGACGTGCCCGGTGTCCGCGTAGGCCACCAGGACGTACGCACCAGCCCCGACGTCGTCTCGGGCGTCACCGCGGTGCGGTTCGACCAACTCGGCGCGGACCGACGCACGCTTCCGGCAGCTATCGCGGTGGGCAACGGCCACGGCAAACTCATAGGCGCGACCCAAGTGGCCGAACTCGGATGTCTTGAGACGCCGATCGTTCTCACGGCCACCCTGTCGACGTTCTTGGCGGCCGACGCACTCACCGGATGGGTTTTGCGCCAGCCTGGATACGAGGACACCGTCACGCTCAATCCCCTTGTTGCTGAATGCAATGACTCCTGGTTGTCCGACATCCGCGCCCGCGCCGTGACCACGGCACATGTCGAGCAGGCGCTCGAATCCGCAACTGCGGAACGGCCAGCCGAAGGCGCCATTGGCGCAGGCAGCGGCATGGTCTGTATGGGCTACAAAGGTGGTATCGGTACGGCCTCCCGCACCACCGAGATGGCCGGCTCCCCCGCCACCGTTGGTGCGCTCGTTCTGACCAATTTTTCCGGGTCATTACGCGTAGGAACCCAGGACTTCAAAGCGGCGCAGGTCCTCGGGCCGGGTGGGCCAAACGACGCGCACGGGGACCGTCCGGCGAGCAATGCGCCTCATACACAGGGCAATTCGTGCATCGTCCTGCTCGTCACCGACGCACCCATTGACGCACGCCAACTCGCACGGATCGCGCGCCGCGGAGTGTTTGCGTTAGGTCGAGTGGGCGCGTCGTACTCCCATGGGAGCGGCGACTATGGCATCGCCGTTTCCACCGCCGAACCAGCACCTGCTCTCGCCGATCACCTACTAGACCCGTTGCTCACCGCAGCGCTGGAGGCTGCCGAGGCCGCGCTGGTGTCCTCACTCCTGGCCGCAGAGACCACACCGGGCAAGGCTGGGCGTACTGCCCATGGCCTCCCGCGCGATGTCCTTAGCCGCGCAGATGCTGAACAGCCGACCAGCCCGGGTCATATTCGTCCGTGA
- a CDS encoding IclR family transcriptional regulator, with protein sequence MSDPSASPSSPDLGGETSQTMDRGLALLSVLTSGSRPAGATITELAADLNVGRPVIYRLLASLARHDLVARRADGRVGPGLGLLRWGSAARPLVVEAAIPVLRVLADTVNATAHLAIAEQGEALAVAVVEPTLGDLHVSYRVGARHPLDAGAAGRAILLGRDDPPHAAERYVVTDGELQAGAHGLAAPVVGIPGLEASVGVVSLQALDADRVGPRVVAAAHAVSAALGAG encoded by the coding sequence ATGAGCGACCCCAGTGCCTCACCAAGTTCGCCTGACTTGGGCGGCGAGACCTCACAGACGATGGATCGTGGGCTGGCCCTCCTGAGCGTGCTTACCTCGGGGTCTCGACCAGCTGGCGCAACGATTACCGAACTCGCGGCAGACCTGAACGTCGGTCGACCCGTCATCTATCGCCTGCTCGCGTCGTTGGCACGGCATGACCTCGTGGCGCGCCGCGCTGATGGGCGAGTTGGGCCGGGCCTGGGATTGCTGCGTTGGGGTAGCGCGGCGCGACCACTGGTGGTGGAAGCTGCGATTCCGGTGCTGCGGGTGTTGGCTGACACGGTCAACGCCACCGCGCACCTCGCGATCGCCGAGCAGGGTGAAGCGTTGGCGGTCGCCGTCGTCGAACCCACGTTGGGTGATCTGCACGTCTCCTACCGGGTCGGCGCACGCCATCCGTTGGATGCGGGAGCTGCCGGTCGGGCGATCTTGTTAGGTCGCGATGATCCACCGCACGCGGCGGAGCGCTACGTCGTGACCGACGGTGAACTTCAGGCGGGCGCCCACGGCTTGGCCGCACCCGTAGTGGGCATACCCGGGCTCGAGGCATCGGTCGGCGTGGTGTCTCTGCAGGCCCTCGACGCTGACCGGGTTGGGCCGCGAGTCGTTGCGGCGGCCCACGCAGTGTCAGCGGCGCTCGGCGCGGGCTGA
- a CDS encoding Lrp/AsnC family transcriptional regulator encodes MSAVDSLDARLLTLLAERPQVGVLGASRELGVARGTVQARLDRLMHRGVIRSQAPSIDPAALGYPVTAFATLAIQQHDGHDAILEHLRGIPEVLEVHTITGDGDLMVRVVARDNPDLQRVIDLIVRRGTVTRTNTVIALAEILPRRTGPLVQESARAERR; translated from the coding sequence ATGTCTGCGGTGGATTCACTCGATGCGCGCCTCCTCACCCTTCTGGCTGAGCGCCCACAGGTCGGCGTCCTCGGCGCGTCCCGTGAGCTCGGAGTGGCCCGCGGCACGGTGCAGGCGCGACTCGATCGACTCATGCATCGTGGGGTCATCAGGTCGCAGGCGCCGTCCATCGACCCCGCCGCGCTCGGCTACCCGGTTACCGCATTTGCCACCCTCGCGATCCAGCAGCATGACGGCCACGACGCGATCTTGGAGCACCTGCGCGGTATCCCCGAAGTGCTCGAGGTCCATACGATTACCGGCGACGGGGACCTGATGGTTCGCGTTGTCGCCCGTGACAACCCTGACCTGCAGCGCGTGATTGACCTGATCGTGCGCCGCGGGACTGTGACCCGGACGAATACTGTGATTGCGTTGGCCGAGATCCTCCCGCGCAGAACTGGTCCACTCGTGCAGGAGTCAGCCCGCGCCGAGCGCCGCTGA
- the hppD gene encoding 4-hydroxyphenylpyruvate dioxygenase has product MTDTLNLTETERDADLNLDQLKQLVGLVDYDADSDPFPVTGWDAIVFVSGNATQSAQYYQAAWGMELVAYSGPETGNRDHKSFVLKSGSIKFVINGAVDPDSPLVEHHRVHGDGVVDIALQVPDVDKCIAQAKSAGATVVREPEDITDEHGTVRIAAIATYGETRHTLIDRSRYEGAYLPGYEARTSTFVKRDGQPKRLFQALDHIVGNVELGKMDEWVGFYNRVMGFVNMAEFIGDDIATDYSALMSKVVANGNHRVKFPLNEPAIAKKKSQIDEYLEFYRGPGAQHLAVATNDILASVDALRANGVEFLNTPDSYYEDPELRERIGEVRAPIEELQKRGILVDRDEDGYLLQIFTKPLGDRPTVFFELIERHGSLGFGKGNFKALFEAIEREQDRRGNL; this is encoded by the coding sequence ATGACTGACACGTTGAACCTCACCGAGACCGAGCGCGACGCCGACCTCAATCTGGATCAGTTGAAACAACTGGTTGGTCTCGTCGACTACGACGCAGACAGCGATCCCTTCCCGGTGACCGGCTGGGACGCGATCGTCTTCGTCTCCGGCAACGCCACCCAGTCCGCGCAGTATTACCAGGCGGCGTGGGGCATGGAACTTGTCGCGTACTCAGGGCCAGAGACCGGCAATCGTGACCACAAGTCGTTCGTGCTGAAGTCTGGCTCCATCAAGTTCGTGATTAACGGGGCCGTCGACCCGGACAGTCCGTTGGTCGAGCACCACCGCGTGCACGGCGACGGGGTTGTCGACATCGCGCTACAGGTGCCCGACGTCGACAAGTGCATCGCCCAGGCGAAGTCGGCTGGTGCCACGGTCGTGCGTGAGCCGGAGGACATCACCGATGAGCACGGGACCGTACGCATCGCCGCGATCGCAACCTACGGCGAGACCCGACACACGCTGATTGACCGAAGCCGCTATGAGGGCGCCTACCTGCCGGGCTACGAGGCGCGTACGTCCACGTTCGTCAAGCGCGACGGGCAGCCGAAGCGGCTCTTCCAGGCGCTCGACCACATCGTCGGCAATGTCGAACTCGGAAAGATGGACGAGTGGGTCGGGTTCTACAACCGCGTCATGGGCTTTGTGAATATGGCCGAGTTCATCGGCGATGACATCGCCACCGACTATTCGGCGCTGATGTCGAAGGTCGTCGCGAACGGCAACCACCGGGTGAAGTTCCCGCTCAATGAACCGGCAATCGCCAAGAAGAAGAGCCAGATCGATGAATACCTGGAGTTCTATCGTGGACCCGGTGCGCAGCATCTCGCCGTGGCCACGAACGACATCCTTGCGAGCGTGGATGCGTTGCGTGCCAACGGTGTCGAGTTCCTCAATACCCCGGACTCCTACTACGAAGACCCGGAGTTGCGGGAACGGATTGGCGAGGTTCGGGCGCCGATCGAGGAACTTCAGAAGCGCGGCATCCTGGTTGACCGCGACGAGGATGGTTACCTGCTGCAAATCTTCACCAAACCTCTGGGAGACCGGCCGACTGTCTTCTTCGAGCTGATCGAGCGCCACGGCAGCCTGGGTTTCGGCAAGGGCAACTTCAAGGCGCTGTTCGAGGCGATCGAGCGCGAGCAAGACCGCCGCGGCAACCTCTGA
- a CDS encoding MFS transporter, translating to MSTSPTTTSTGEPEVPKSVLHRAIGASAIGNAVEWFDYGVYAVTAVYIAGALFESDNAATLTLLGYAVSFLFRPLGGAIWGPLGDKIGRKRVLAMTILLMSGATLAVGLIPSYAQIGIWAGVLLFVCRTVQGFSAGGEYGGAATFMAEYAPRNKRGFYGSFLEVGTLAGFAGGAAFVLALLQFLSESQMQDWGWRIPFFVAAPLGLIGMYLRSRMEDTPIFRELEAKEEEQEEISGIYKILFGKYLRPMAIMFCMVISVNVVNYTLLSYSPTYFETELDMSTNDALIAILIGQVAMAIVLPFIGALSDKTGRRPMWLFSCAATAFAAIPMYHLMGASSTGAIIGFLVIGLLYAPQLATISATFPAMYPTVVRFAGVALAYNVSTAAFGGTSPLVNDRMIEATGDNIFPAYYTVAACVIGFIASWFLIETKGESLRGTEIPGTPEAHAEQTQLNAERGNA from the coding sequence ATGAGCACGAGTCCGACGACGACTTCGACTGGGGAACCAGAAGTTCCCAAGAGTGTCCTACACCGAGCAATCGGCGCGTCCGCGATCGGAAACGCGGTCGAGTGGTTCGACTACGGCGTGTATGCCGTCACTGCGGTGTACATCGCCGGGGCGCTCTTCGAGAGTGACAACGCCGCCACGTTGACGCTGCTGGGCTACGCGGTGTCCTTCCTCTTCCGCCCGCTCGGTGGCGCGATCTGGGGGCCGCTGGGTGACAAGATCGGCCGCAAGCGCGTGCTGGCGATGACGATTCTGCTGATGTCAGGCGCCACGCTCGCTGTTGGTCTCATCCCCTCGTACGCCCAGATCGGCATCTGGGCAGGTGTGTTGCTGTTCGTCTGCCGCACCGTGCAGGGCTTCTCGGCCGGTGGTGAATATGGCGGCGCAGCAACCTTCATGGCTGAGTACGCGCCTCGGAACAAGCGCGGCTTCTATGGCTCGTTCCTCGAGGTCGGAACGCTCGCAGGTTTTGCCGGCGGGGCGGCGTTCGTGCTCGCGCTGCTGCAGTTCTTGAGCGAATCGCAGATGCAGGATTGGGGTTGGCGGATACCGTTCTTCGTCGCTGCACCCCTGGGCCTGATCGGGATGTACTTGCGCTCGCGCATGGAAGACACCCCGATTTTCCGCGAACTCGAAGCGAAGGAAGAGGAGCAGGAGGAGATCAGCGGGATCTACAAGATCCTGTTCGGCAAGTATCTGCGGCCCATGGCAATCATGTTCTGCATGGTGATCTCAGTGAACGTGGTCAACTACACGCTGCTGAGTTACAGCCCGACGTACTTCGAGACCGAGCTCGACATGTCGACGAACGACGCACTGATCGCGATATTGATCGGACAGGTCGCCATGGCGATCGTCCTTCCGTTCATCGGTGCGTTGTCCGACAAGACTGGCCGAAGGCCGATGTGGCTGTTTTCCTGCGCTGCGACGGCCTTCGCTGCGATCCCGATGTATCACCTGATGGGAGCCAGCTCGACCGGTGCCATCATTGGCTTCCTCGTCATCGGGCTGCTGTACGCGCCGCAGCTCGCCACGATCTCGGCAACCTTCCCAGCGATGTACCCCACGGTCGTGCGCTTTGCGGGAGTGGCCCTGGCCTACAACGTGTCTACCGCGGCCTTTGGCGGAACATCGCCCTTGGTTAACGACAGGATGATCGAAGCAACGGGCGACAACATCTTCCCGGCCTACTACACGGTGGCCGCATGCGTCATCGGCTTCATCGCTTCCTGGTTCCTCATCGAAACCAAGGGAGAGTCGTTGCGGGGCACCGAGATTCCCGGAACCCCTGAGGCGCACGCCGAGCAGACGCAACTCAATGCTGAGCGCGGAAACGCCTGA
- a CDS encoding aspartate aminotransferase family protein produces MAELSPVLKQATPVVATRGEGALLFDAQERRYLDFTAGIGVTSTGHCHPKVVAAAQEQVGKLIHGQYTTIMHEPLLKLTERLSEVLPAGLDRTFFANSGSEAIEAALRLSRQATGRPNIITFHGGFHGRTVATATMTTSGTKFRAGISPLMGGVYTTPFPDPGFFGWSEEECTAFALKQLDYTLQTMSAPNETAAFFIEPVLGEGGYVPANTAFLQGLRERADKHGILLVLDEVQTGWGRTGKFWGLDHFGVQPDILVTAKGIASGFPISGIAASSALMEKAWPGSQGGTYGANAVACAAALATLEVIQEEKLVENSAARGAQLKAGLQGVADKYDAITDVRGLGLMIGNEFRDADGNPDGAAAARAQQAAAEQGLLLLTCGPWGQVVRFIPALVVDEPLVDEAVGIWEKVVASTL; encoded by the coding sequence ATGGCCGAGCTGTCTCCCGTACTGAAGCAAGCAACTCCCGTTGTCGCGACTCGCGGCGAAGGAGCGTTGCTTTTCGACGCCCAAGAGCGTCGATACTTGGACTTTACGGCGGGCATCGGAGTGACGAGTACCGGGCACTGCCACCCCAAGGTCGTCGCCGCCGCGCAGGAGCAGGTCGGCAAGCTCATCCACGGGCAATACACGACGATCATGCACGAGCCGCTACTCAAGCTCACTGAGCGACTGAGCGAGGTACTCCCGGCCGGCTTGGATCGGACCTTCTTCGCCAACTCCGGCTCGGAGGCCATCGAGGCCGCGCTGCGCTTGTCGCGTCAGGCCACGGGTCGCCCCAACATCATCACCTTCCATGGCGGGTTTCACGGACGTACGGTCGCCACCGCGACCATGACGACGTCTGGCACGAAGTTCCGCGCCGGCATCTCGCCACTGATGGGCGGCGTCTACACCACGCCGTTCCCGGACCCGGGATTCTTCGGGTGGAGTGAGGAAGAGTGCACCGCCTTCGCACTCAAGCAACTCGACTACACCCTGCAAACCATGAGCGCACCGAACGAAACGGCCGCGTTCTTCATCGAGCCAGTCCTCGGCGAAGGCGGCTACGTCCCGGCGAACACGGCATTCCTGCAGGGCCTGCGGGAGCGTGCCGACAAGCACGGCATCCTGCTGGTGCTTGATGAAGTGCAGACCGGTTGGGGTCGCACTGGCAAGTTTTGGGGGCTGGACCACTTCGGCGTGCAACCCGACATCCTGGTGACCGCCAAGGGCATCGCCTCCGGTTTCCCCATCTCGGGTATCGCCGCCTCCAGCGCGCTCATGGAGAAGGCCTGGCCAGGCTCGCAGGGCGGCACATACGGCGCCAACGCCGTGGCCTGCGCGGCTGCGCTAGCCACTCTGGAGGTGATCCAGGAGGAGAAGCTGGTCGAGAACTCCGCCGCTCGTGGTGCTCAGCTGAAGGCCGGATTGCAAGGGGTGGCCGACAAGTACGACGCGATCACCGACGTGCGCGGCCTCGGCCTCATGATTGGCAACGAGTTCCGCGACGCAGACGGCAACCCGGACGGTGCCGCCGCAGCGCGGGCACAACAGGCCGCCGCCGAGCAGGGCCTCCTGCTCCTCACCTGCGGACCCTGGGGCCAGGTCGTGCGCTTCATCCCGGCCCTCGTGGTCGACGAGCCACTGGTCGACGAAGCAGTCGGCATCTGGGAGAAGGTCGTGGCGTCCACGCTCTGA
- a CDS encoding NAD-dependent succinate-semialdehyde dehydrogenase has translation MTTSSQTSGSSTRSEAEQRVLQRVESRMLIGGEWVSAEGNATFDVDDPANGEVIAQVADATPADGRRALDAAVAAQADFAKTTPQERHDLLMKAYDALIANQDDLALLMTLEMGKPVAEAKGEITYAAAFFRHFAHEALRIAGEFQTAPAGNARFMITKQPVGPCLLITPWNFPLAMGTRKIGPALAAGCTSVIKPAHQTPLSMLALGQILVDVGVPPGVVNIVTCTGAGEVMEPLIRSGDARKLSFTGSTKIGKVLLEQCAEKVLRTSMELGGNAPFIVFEDADLDEAVTGAMQAKMRNMGEACTAANRIYVHESVIEEFGQRLSATMAELKVGPGTAEGTQVGPLVDQAGRQKVSDLVADAKDKGASVLTGGEAPDGPGYFYPPTVLTGVPEDARMVREEIFGPVAPLTPFTSEDEVIAAANSTEFGLVSYVFTNDLRRALRVAERIESGMVGLNQGVVSNPAAPFGGIKESGLGREGGSVGIDEFLEVKYIGVAM, from the coding sequence ATGACAACGTCCTCCCAGACCTCGGGAAGCTCGACTCGTTCAGAAGCGGAACAACGAGTGCTTCAGCGCGTCGAATCGCGCATGCTGATCGGCGGCGAATGGGTCTCCGCTGAGGGCAATGCCACCTTCGACGTCGACGACCCAGCCAACGGTGAAGTGATCGCGCAGGTCGCCGATGCCACGCCGGCTGATGGACGCCGGGCACTCGACGCGGCGGTGGCCGCGCAGGCCGACTTCGCCAAGACCACACCGCAGGAACGACATGACCTGCTGATGAAGGCGTACGACGCGCTCATCGCAAACCAGGACGACCTCGCGCTCCTCATGACCTTGGAGATGGGCAAGCCCGTCGCCGAGGCGAAGGGCGAAATCACCTATGCCGCAGCCTTTTTCCGCCACTTCGCCCATGAGGCGCTGCGCATTGCAGGAGAGTTCCAGACCGCGCCCGCCGGAAACGCCCGGTTCATGATCACGAAGCAACCGGTCGGCCCGTGCCTGCTCATCACTCCGTGGAATTTCCCGCTCGCGATGGGCACCCGCAAGATCGGACCGGCCCTGGCGGCCGGGTGTACGAGCGTCATCAAGCCTGCGCACCAGACCCCACTGTCGATGCTCGCGTTGGGCCAGATTCTGGTCGACGTCGGTGTCCCACCCGGTGTCGTCAACATCGTGACCTGCACCGGGGCGGGCGAGGTGATGGAACCGCTGATCCGGTCAGGAGATGCGCGAAAGCTCTCGTTCACAGGTTCGACCAAAATCGGCAAGGTGCTCCTGGAGCAGTGCGCGGAAAAGGTGCTCAGGACGTCGATGGAGCTTGGCGGCAATGCTCCGTTCATCGTCTTCGAGGACGCGGACCTCGACGAGGCGGTCACCGGAGCGATGCAGGCCAAGATGCGCAACATGGGCGAGGCGTGCACGGCTGCTAACCGAATCTACGTGCACGAGAGCGTGATTGAAGAGTTCGGTCAACGCCTCAGTGCAACAATGGCTGAACTGAAGGTCGGTCCTGGTACCGCCGAAGGCACTCAGGTTGGACCGCTGGTCGACCAGGCCGGACGCCAGAAAGTGAGTGATTTGGTCGCGGACGCCAAGGACAAGGGCGCTTCGGTGCTCACGGGTGGCGAAGCCCCGGACGGTCCGGGCTACTTCTACCCGCCGACGGTGCTGACCGGAGTGCCTGAGGACGCCCGCATGGTCCGGGAAGAGATCTTTGGACCGGTCGCGCCGCTCACTCCTTTCACTTCCGAAGATGAGGTCATTGCGGCAGCGAACAGTACCGAGTTCGGCCTCGTGTCCTATGTGTTCACCAATGACCTGCGACGCGCGCTGCGGGTCGCAGAGCGTATTGAGTCCGGAATGGTCGGGCTCAATCAGGGCGTGGTGTCCAACCCGGCCGCTCCCTTTGGTGGCATCAAGGAGTCGGGCTTGGGCCGCGAGGGCGGCAGCGTCGGCATTGATGAGTTCCTGGAGGTCAAGTACATCGGTGTCGCGATGTAG
- a CDS encoding S1 family peptidase, translating into MKSRVISSVCGVGLAAVALSSGATAAPAPPSDTSGTFKDAAASFVAKDRGISTTAARAVISTQERQRKTLRTVERTVTADGSYFKGDKLVVVVTSQKAAAKVRSAGLSARVGGGESTLGKRADALVADLGKRSTHIQSIEPDVTTGTLNVTVTDSAPSSVITQIKSTTDGTVKRGDDLSTYADVIPGQAMRFDPNDPNKYCSLGFPGRLAGGHTVLLTAGHCVLAKYPNVYNAAGTKLGYTFATRFTEGRASVDMGIMDIDNEDTGQPYVDTRAGVTLPVRGMQKAPINAAVCKAGNTSGWTCGNVKSYNNRVTYTNQAGVRTPVSGLARTTVCSAPGDSGGAYIWGDQAQGMTSGGPTTQRCAFNGGNIKNSTSYVQPVWDAAKNYGVTLETQ; encoded by the coding sequence ATGAAGTCTCGAGTCATTTCATCTGTGTGCGGTGTCGGCCTCGCCGCCGTCGCACTGTCCTCTGGCGCCACCGCCGCGCCCGCACCACCGTCGGACACGTCGGGCACATTCAAGGATGCCGCCGCTTCGTTTGTCGCCAAAGACCGAGGGATTTCCACGACGGCCGCTCGCGCCGTCATCTCCACGCAAGAACGTCAGCGCAAAACGTTGCGGACAGTGGAGCGCACCGTCACCGCCGACGGGTCCTACTTCAAGGGCGACAAACTGGTCGTCGTCGTCACCTCGCAAAAGGCTGCGGCCAAGGTTCGGTCCGCTGGCCTCTCCGCCCGAGTGGGAGGAGGCGAATCTACGCTGGGCAAGCGAGCAGATGCACTCGTCGCCGACCTCGGCAAGCGGTCGACGCACATCCAGTCCATTGAGCCCGACGTCACCACGGGCACGCTGAACGTCACCGTGACGGACAGCGCGCCGAGTTCAGTGATCACGCAGATCAAGTCGACGACCGATGGGACGGTCAAGCGCGGCGACGACTTGAGTACCTATGCCGACGTCATCCCCGGCCAAGCGATGCGATTTGACCCAAACGACCCCAACAAATACTGCTCCTTGGGATTTCCGGGGCGCCTTGCTGGCGGCCACACGGTACTTCTGACGGCAGGACACTGCGTCCTAGCGAAATACCCCAATGTCTACAACGCGGCCGGAACTAAGCTCGGATACACCTTCGCGACGCGCTTTACTGAAGGCCGAGCGAGCGTCGACATGGGAATCATGGACATTGACAACGAAGACACCGGACAGCCCTACGTCGACACTCGCGCAGGAGTCACGCTCCCCGTTCGAGGAATGCAGAAGGCCCCGATTAATGCCGCCGTGTGTAAGGCCGGAAACACCTCGGGATGGACCTGCGGCAATGTCAAGAGTTACAACAACCGGGTGACCTACACGAACCAAGCCGGCGTGCGCACACCGGTGAGCGGCCTCGCTCGCACGACAGTGTGTAGTGCGCCCGGGGACAGTGGCGGCGCCTACATCTGGGGCGATCAGGCCCAGGGCATGACCTCCGGCGGACCCACCACCCAGCGTTGCGCCTTTAACGGGGGCAACATCAAGAACAGCACGAGTTATGTGCAGCCAGTCTGGGATGCCGCGAAGAACTACGGCGTCACGCTCGAAACCCAGTAG
- a CDS encoding GntR family transcriptional regulator, with protein MTPAAELQPLAQETTASRVASTVREAIALGHIAPGQQLGEVELARQLGVSRGPLREGLQRLTQEGILIARRNRGLFVIDMTPERVRDVYTARQAVERGAADEVHARGDARSTGSALLSVVEQMERATQGTDDQQVTDADLAFHELLVERSHSSRLIWMHRTLITETRMCLNALVPTYASNAARVTEHRAIADAFAAGDLVQTDRLLVAHMRDGVDRLLP; from the coding sequence ATGACACCCGCCGCCGAACTGCAACCGTTGGCCCAGGAGACCACGGCCAGCCGAGTTGCGAGCACCGTGCGCGAGGCTATTGCGCTGGGACACATTGCTCCTGGTCAACAGCTGGGCGAGGTCGAGCTCGCACGACAGCTTGGCGTGAGCCGCGGACCGTTGCGGGAGGGGCTCCAGAGGTTGACCCAGGAAGGCATTCTGATCGCCCGACGAAACCGTGGGTTGTTCGTGATCGACATGACCCCAGAACGCGTGCGCGATGTCTATACCGCACGCCAGGCGGTGGAGCGTGGCGCAGCCGACGAGGTTCACGCGCGCGGCGATGCCAGGTCAACCGGCAGCGCACTGCTCTCGGTTGTGGAGCAGATGGAGCGAGCCACCCAAGGCACCGACGACCAGCAAGTGACCGACGCCGACCTGGCATTCCACGAACTTCTCGTGGAGCGCAGCCACAGCAGCCGGCTGATCTGGATGCACCGCACGCTCATCACCGAAACCCGCATGTGCCTCAACGCGCTGGTACCGACCTACGCGAGCAATGCAGCCCGCGTCACCGAACACCGTGCCATCGCCGACGCGTTCGCCGCTGGCGACCTGGTGCAAACCGATCGGTTGCTCGTGGCTCACATGCGCGACGGCGTAGATCGCCTGCTTCCCTGA